From a region of the Tachypleus tridentatus isolate NWPU-2018 chromosome 1, ASM421037v1, whole genome shotgun sequence genome:
- the LOC143246335 gene encoding bombyxin B-2-like, producing MNWQLLLALCTCTAVTYVLGLPNQHKLQTRSQKFCGRHLAEALALVCNNVYYTPSKRTDSDFTSSRVDLEPWWTVFSYIEPKPDDGFLDGRTARAVFGKRDIFFRKMRGVADECCRKGCSISELTSYCGQH from the exons ATGAACTGGCAGCTACTTCTGGCCTTGTGCACATGCACAGCTGTTACTTATGTACTAGGATTACCGAACCAACATAAACTCCAGACCCGAAGCCAGAAATTCTGTGGCAGACACTTGGCAGAGGCGTTAGCCTTGGTATGCAACAATGTATACTACACTCCAAGCAAGAGGACTGACAGCGATTTCACTTCCAGTCGTGTAGACCTAG aacCTTGGTGGACCGTCTTTTCATATATTGAACCAAAACCTGATGATGGCTTTTTGGACGGCAGAACGGCTCGGGCAGTTTTCGGAAAACGAGATATTTTCTTCCGAAAGATGAGGGGCGTGGCTGATGAATGCTGTAGAAAGGGCTGCTCAATCTCAGAGTTAACGTCATACTGTGGCCAACATTAG